The Microlunatus soli genome contains the following window.
GTCGAGGACGTACGGGGTGGGTCAGTAGGCGGCCTGGCTGGGGTCGATCTGGGAGACCCAGGCCGACACCCCACCGCCGACGTGGACCGCATCCTTCAGGCCGGCGCCGTGCACCAGGGCCAGCACCTCGGCCGAACGGCCACCGACCTTGCAGTACAGCACGACCTGCTTGTCCTGCGGCAGTTGCGGGAGGGCGGTGCCGTTCTGGAAGTCACCCTTCGGGATCAGCACCGAGCCGGGGATGTTGTTGATCTCCCGTTCGACCGGTTCGCGGACGTCGATCAGCTCGAAGTCCTTCTCGCCCTTGTCCCGCGCCTCCAGCCACTCCTTCAACTGCCCGACACTGATCGTGCTGCCCGAGACGGCCTCGGCCGCCTCCGGGGTCAGGTCGCCGCAGAAGGCGTCGTAGTCGATCAACTTCTCGATCGGCTCACTCTCGGGATCCTTGCGCAGCTTGAGAGTCTTGTAGCTCATCTCCAGTGCGTCGTAGACCATCAGCCGGCCGATCAGCGGATCGCCGATACCGGTGATCAACTTGATCGCCTCGGTCACCATGATCGAACCGATCGACGCGCAGAGCACGCCGAGCACGCCACCCTCGGCGCAGGACGGCACCATGCCGGGTGGCGGCGGCACCGGGTAGAGGTCGCGGTAGTTGGGTCCGTGCTTCTCCCAGAAGACCGAGACCTGGCCCTCGAAACGGAAGATCGAACCCCACACGTACGGCTTGCCCAGCAGCACGGCCGCATCGTTGACCAGGTAGCGGGTGGCGAAGTTGTCCGTGCCGTCCAGGATCAGGTCGTACTGGGCGAAGAGCTCCAGCACGTTGTCGTTGTCCAGCCGGACGTCGTGGGTGATCACGTTGACCAGCGGGTTGACCTCGGCGATCGACTCCTTGGCCGACAGCGCCTTGGACTTGCCGATGTCGGACTGCCCGTGGATGATCTGCCGTTGCAGATTGGACTCGTCGACGGTGTCGAACTCGACGATCCCCAGGGTGCCGACGCCGGCTGCTGCGAGATAGAGCAACGCCGGGCTGCCGAGACCGCCCGCGCCGATCACCAGCACCTTGGCGTTCTTCAGCCGCTTCTGGCCGTCCATCCCGACGTCGGGGATGATCAGGTGCCGGCTGTAACGCTGCACCTCTTCCTGGGTCAGTTCTGCGGCCGGCTCCACCAGTGGCGGTAGGGACACCATTCCTCCTGCGGCTTGGTCCTCTGGGTGCTCCGATCCGTGGAGCCCCGTCGATCTCCAACGGTAACTGCCCCACCGGCGGTCCTATTCCGGGATCCACCTGGTGAGCACCTCATGCGCCGGGCGTTCGCCGGTGCCGTCAGCCGGCGTCCAGGGCCTCTCCGGTCGGTGTCAGTGCGCGCGGGCCAGTGGGATCGAGGTCAGAGGGGCCCGTCGTCGCCGGTCCAGCGGCGAATTGCGGCGGTCCAGCCGCCGGTCCAGCAGCGTGAGCGCCGCGGCGGCCTCACCGGCATTGATCAGGCAGAACAGCAGTGCTTCCTCCACGATCTCCCGTTGGGCGGCCGAACCGCCGACCCGGACCAGGACCGGCAGCACATCGCGCAGACCTCGCGCCGCCTGCCGCCACTGCCCGTCGAGTACGGCGCCGAAGGCCTGACAGACCGGCGCGACCACCGTCCGCAGGGTCGGGTCGGAGGACGCCAGGCAGTGCTCCTGCAGTCGGCGGAGGGCGGCCGGATCCTCGGCCGCGGTCAGCGCGACCGCCGAGTGCAGCGCCACGAACGGGGTCTGCGGACGGGAGACCAGATCCTCCCCGACAGCCTCCAGGATCGGCGCCATCGGTGGCGGCGGTCCTTCACCGACGAAGGCGGGTGTGGCACCGCAGGTCGCCGCGGCCGTGTCCCAGTCGGAGGTGGTCAGTTGCCACCGCCACAGCAACGACGCCGAGTCGATCAACGCCCGGACCCCGGTGACCGCCGGCGGCGCCAACTGGCTGTAGTAGCGGCGCCGGACGGCCTCGGTGTCGCCGAGCGCCAGCTCGTGCAGCGCGGCATGCCAGGAGAAGTGTGCCCGATGGCTGGCCGCGCGTCCGGTCTCGGCGACCCAATGGTCCAGCCAGGTGCGACCGTCGACATGCTGGCCGGTCTCGTACAGCACGTGCGTCTGGGCATGCACCGCATGACCCGAGGACGGTTCGCAGGACAACGCACTCTCGGCCAGCAGTCCGGCGTCGTCGAAGCGTTCCTGATCCTGCCGGGTGAAGGCCAGCAGCGAGATGTACCACCAGTGGTCGCCGTAGGCGGGCGCCAGCCCTTCGACCAGGTCCCAGGCCTCCCGTTGGACGTCGGTGACACCGGAGAAGGCGATCGTCGGCACCGCCGCCGACACCGCCAGCACATCGCGGGGATGGGCGGCGATGTGCGCCATCAGCGCCGTGGCACCGGTGTCGCGGACGTCGTCGACCCGTCGGCCGACGACTTCGACCAAGCCGGCCTCCCGGGCGTCCCCGCGCTTGCCGATCGCTGCCCGGGCTGCTGCCAGGTTGGCCCGTACGTCGGTCCGGACGCCTGCCTCGTGGCCCAACATGGCCAGCGCTGCGTGCGCCACCGCGAAGTCGGGATCCAGTTCGGTGGCGGTCCGGATCAGTTCGTCGCCACCGGACTGCAGCCGCATCACCCGTTCGAGTCCTGCGTTGAACGCCGCCGCGGCCTCGGCCGTCGTCGACAGCGGCAGCCCCAGCGGATCGCGCGGCCGAGCGATCGGATGCCGGCCGCTCACCCACCGGCCGTCCTCCAGCCGCCG
Protein-coding sequences here:
- the moeZ gene encoding adenylyltransferase/sulfurtransferase MoeZ codes for the protein MVSLPPLVEPAAELTQEEVQRYSRHLIIPDVGMDGQKRLKNAKVLVIGAGGLGSPALLYLAAAGVGTLGIVEFDTVDESNLQRQIIHGQSDIGKSKALSAKESIAEVNPLVNVITHDVRLDNDNVLELFAQYDLILDGTDNFATRYLVNDAAVLLGKPYVWGSIFRFEGQVSVFWEKHGPNYRDLYPVPPPPGMVPSCAEGGVLGVLCASIGSIMVTEAIKLITGIGDPLIGRLMVYDALEMSYKTLKLRKDPESEPIEKLIDYDAFCGDLTPEAAEAVSGSTISVGQLKEWLEARDKGEKDFELIDVREPVEREINNIPGSVLIPKGDFQNGTALPQLPQDKQVVLYCKVGGRSAEVLALVHGAGLKDAVHVGGGVSAWVSQIDPSQAAY